A window from Cydia strobilella chromosome 9, ilCydStro3.1, whole genome shotgun sequence encodes these proteins:
- the LOC134744016 gene encoding uncharacterized protein LOC134744016 — protein sequence MSFVDLATLTLHRRHEMEGRISVLAGKCDQAINNIRKLKTQTRTFVNRLNCEPSELKDRFLSSMNKLDEYIYLITEFNLSIDNLEKHESIEMAPVHDNSYKNYPVMTPTNLMDVLSEPAPTTSTACANLCPAEKDKLPIRRRPKREQLLIAFSSTSCSNESVGNSSNTVEKEVQCVAADVQDLNIADSKAMVNLPQQTILDTDTVYEASILCVDGSTFWIVVEQTEAYNLLQEMTAYYSQEKNLVSMNLNDLPNFTCCVFHDAEDTQGYFRAMFIRVEGTNKEEVFLVDTGEQRPVTSSCIQPLAPDFCISPPYAHCCHLADVEFVSTKTDEIEEFLKQYLGKPFTMKIDDNSSESLGVYLFLHDETTLNDLLVQEGLATALDKPPRTEQRALVPTCGPPELRARTSSELYCSGPEHDNPVQAVTGYNNRDEMDICKHYTGGSEKTCFKGSRCKKRHVMKHPDGWTLDRVPTPKCRPPVLPAPGTWHKVVVTYVCHFDRLYVMFQQEPPKEEVPTFGIVLPPMTLAALIRDMNSPATCAAHKPLKTAPAPGELVAAQYRDAQWYRARVICSTPPDQNVEVMYIDYGNVLSVKENEIMELEPRFTVLPAQAVLCRLAGVHKLSDERHTWVTAKRRLASLAQDKPMEAHIIARGYDELTVELFDPAGFHLAEQLAAGGAVRYARDYELDHDSRRRCQLLPA from the exons AT GAGTTTCGTGGATTTGGCGACTCTGACGCTTCACCGCCGTCATGAGATGGAAGGCAGGATCAGCGTTTTGGCTGGAAAATGCGACCAAGCCATCAATAACATAAGAAAGTTAAAGACGCAA ACTCGAACATTTGTGAACCGGCTCAACTGCGAGCCTTCAGAGCTGAAGGATCGGTTCCTGTCATCCATGAACAAGCTGGACGAGTATATCTATCTCATCACCGAGTTTAACCTGTCCATTGACAACCTTG AAAAGCATGAAAGCATTGAGATGGCACCAGTGCATGACAATTCTTACAAGAACTATCCCGTGATGACTCCGACCAATCTGATGGATGTGCTCAGCGAACCTGCTCCCACCACGTCCACCGCCTGCGCTAACCTGTGTCCGGCTGAAAAAG ATAAGCTACCAATCCGAAGGCGTCCAAAGCGAGAGCAGCTGCTCATAGCATTCTCCAGCACCTCGTGCTCCAATGAGAGTGTGGGCAACAGCAGCAACACTGTCGAGAAAGAGGTCCAGTGTGTAGCCGCAGATGTTCAGGATCTAAACATCGCAG atTCTAAAGCCATGGTGAACCTGCCGCAGCAGACAATTCTCGACACAGATACGGTGTATGAAGCGTCCATATTATGCGTTGATGGATCCACTTTCTGGATAGTTGTGGAGCAGACTGAGGCCTATAA TCTACTCCAAGAAATGACGGCATACTACTCTCAAGAGAAGAACCTCGTATCTATGAACCTGAATGACCTCCCCAACTTCACCTGCTGCGTGTTCCACGACGCGGAAGACACTCAGGGGTACTTCCGAGCCATGTTCATTAGGGTCGAG ggtACAAACAAGGAGGAAGTGTTCCTAGTGGACACCGGTGAACAGCGGCCAGTAACGTCGAGCTGCATACAACCGTTGGCGCCTGACTTCTGCATATCGCCGCCGTACGCACACTGCTGCCATCTAGCGGAC GTGGAATTCGTGAGCACAAAGACAGACGAGATAGAAGAATTCTTGAAGCAGTACTTGGGGAAGCCCTTCACAATGAAAATAGACGATAA CTCGTCAGAATCTCTGGGCGTCTACCTGTTTCTTCACGACGAGACTACGCTCAACGATTTGCTGGTGCAAGAGGGACTAGCCACCGCCT TGGACAAGCCGCCTCGTACCGAGCAGCGAGCCCTCGTACCGACCTGCGGGCCCCcggagctgcgcgcgcgcacgTCCAGCGAGCTGTACTGCAGCGGGCCCGAACACGACAACCCCGTACAAGCCGTCACA GGTTACAACAATCGTGACGAAATGGACATCTGCAAGCACTATACAGGGGGTTCGGAGAAGACGTGCTTCAAAGGCAGCCGCTGCAAAAAGCGACACGTTATGAAACACCCTG ATGGCTGGACACTAGATCGCGTACCGACTCCTAAATGCCGTCCTCCCGTACTGCCCGCACCCGGCACGTGGCACAAAGTGGTCGTGACGTACGTCTGCCACTTCGACCGTCTCTACGTCATGTTCCAACAGGAGCCCCCTAAAG AGGAGGTACCCACTTTCGGTATCGTGCTGCCGCCCATGACGCTGGCAGCGCTCATACGTGACATGAACAGCCCCGCCACCTGCGCCGCTCACAAACCGTTGAAG ACTGCGCCGGCGCCGGGCGAGCTAGTGGCGGCGCAGTACCGCGACGCGCAGTGGTACCGCGCGCGCGTCATCTGCTCCACACCGCCGGACCAAAACGTCGAG GTGATGTACATAGATTACGGCAACGTGCTATCCGTGAAAGAGAACGAGATAATGGAGCTGGAGCCGCGCTTCACCGTGCTGCCGGCGCAGGCCGTGCTGTGCCGCCTCGCCGGCGTGCACAAGCTCAGCGACGAGCGCCACACCTGGGTCACGGCCAAGCGGAGGCTGGCCAGTCTAGCGCAGGACAAGCCCATGGAGGCACATATCAT CGCGCGCGGCTACGACGAGCTGACCGTGGAGCTGTTCGACCCCGCCGGCTTCCACCTCGCCGAGCAGCTCGCGGCCGGCGGCGCCGTGCGGTACGCGCGCGACTACGAGCTCGACCACGACTCCCGGCGCCGCTGCCAGCTGCTGCCGGCGTGA